A genomic region of Phragmites australis chromosome 2, lpPhrAust1.1, whole genome shotgun sequence contains the following coding sequences:
- the LOC133909333 gene encoding replication factor A protein 1-like isoform X3: MAPYEQAAFQADMFPESMSEPISPCRHPFRSSMVLNTMSTFILKDINPQGRHWSICTKVSRMWDYRGGTDDGQIRHVDLVLVDAEGTAMYAEIAADNIETKKSLLTEGKIYTFRRFRVLKSKTTYRPVESEFMIDITCHTLIEENHDAPADFPLYTYSLTNFVDLPMLVGETKRFIDVIGMITEISELATIQLQNQQRPTLRRTITLKDSSNYEMKLNLWGQRASEFDSDQICQLSQDHPVIVIFVGMLMKSYKGEHLLSGNTACRWYINPEVPEVDDFFHGLGGHFHPIQRTTPIQQQQPSHSTNVELQQKTLYELLQISPYDFPGEGFRCVVTISRIDPFISWWFPSCNRCIKTSLPHENDYKCPHCACTGCTFKYKICLIGTDGTDEAEFLFFGAMGQRLVHKDVKMLMRSCHKADEIPTQITSLVSQKYLLTINVTNKCFERAHRSYQVNAINCAYGRQPTIPTVTNPTPRLTGMKRKGDSYEATTAADPSLEEPHQINIPALPQILDTNDDLADEELQDDLSKITANLLPRS; this comes from the exons ATGGCTCCTTATGAGCAGGCAGCATTCCAAGCT GATATGTTTCCTGAGAGTATGAGTGAGCCGATTTCCCCTTGCCGACATCCTTTCCGGTCGTCCATGGTTCTAAAC ACCATGTCAACATTCATACTTAAAGATATAAACCCACAAGGCAGACATTGGAGCATTTGCACAAAGGTATCAAGGATGTGGGACTATCGTGGAGGAACAGATGATGGTCAAATACGTCATGTCGATCTCGTGCTTGTTGATGCTGAG GGCACTGCAATGTATGCTGAAATCGCAGCTGACAATATTGAGACTAAAAAGTCATTACTTACAGAAGGAAAAATATATACATTCAGGAGGTTTAGAGTTTTAAAATCTAAGACCACTTATAGACCTGTCGAATCAGAGTTTATGATTGACATCACCTGCCATACCTTAATTGAGGAAAACCATGATGCTCCAGCCGATTTCCCACTCTATACCTACAGCCTGACAAACTTTGTTGATCTACCTATGCTTGTTGGTGAAACCAAGCGTTTCATCG ATGTAATTGGAATGATCACAGAAATTTCTGAGCTAGCCACCATTCAGCTTCAAAATCAGCAAAGGCCTACACTCCGAAGAACTATTACATTGAAAGATTCAAG CAACTATGAAATGAAATTAAATTTATGGGGCCAAAGAGCTTCTGAGTTTGATTCCGATCAGATATGCCAGCTCAGCCAAGACCATCCAGTGATTGTCATCTTTGTTGGTATGCTTATGAAATCTTACAAAG GTGAACATTTGTTAAGTGGCAACACAGCGTGCCGCTGGTATATCAATCCTGAAGTCCCTGAGGTCGATGATTTTTTCCACGG CCTCGGTGGTCATTTCCATCCTATACAGCGCACCACACCCATTCAACAACAACAGCCCTCTCACAGTACCAATGTCGAACTGCAGCAAAAAACTCTCTATGAACTTCTTCAAATTAGCCCATACGACTTTCCAG GTGAAGGATTTCGGTGTGTCGTCACTATCTCAAGGATAGATCCATTCATATCATGGTGGTTTCCTTCTTGCAATCGATGCATCAAAACATCACTGCCACATGAAAATGACTACAAGTGCCCACACTGCGCCTGTACTGGTTGTACATTCAA ATACAAAATATGCTTGATTGGAACTGACGGAACAGATGAAGCAGAATTCTTATTCTTCGGAGCTATGGGACAGCGCCTTGTCCACAAAGATGTCAAAATGCTAATGAGGTCATGTCACAAAGCTGATGAAATTCCAACCCAGATAACATCTTTAGTATCACAAAAATATCTGCTGACAAtcaatgtgactaacaaatGCTTTGAGAGAGCCCACCGATCATATCAAGTGAATGCCATCAATTGTGCATACGGCAGGCAACCTACAATTCCAACAGTTACAAATCCCACTCCTAGACTTACTGGGATGAAGCGCAAAGGTGATTCGTATGAGGCTACAACAGCTGCTGATCCATCATTAGAAGAGCCCCACCAAATCAACATCCCTGCTCTTCCTCAG atTTTAGATACAAATGATGATCTCGCCGATGAGGAGCTGCAAGATGACCTCTCTAAGATAACTGCTAA TTTACTACCCAGGAGTTGA
- the LOC133909333 gene encoding replication factor A protein 1-like isoform X1 — protein MAPYEQAAFQADMFPESMSEPISPCRHPFRSSMVLNTMSTFILKDINPQGRHWSICTKVSRMWDYRGGTDDGQIRHVDLVLVDAEGTAMYAEIAADNIETKKSLLTEGKIYTFRRFRVLKSKTTYRPVESEFMIDITCHTLIEENHDAPADFPLYTYSLTNFVDLPMLVGETKRFIDVIGMITEISELATIQLQNQQRPTLRRTITLKDSSNYEMKLNLWGQRASEFDSDQICQLSQDHPVIVIFVGMLMKSYKGEHLLSGNTACRWYINPEVPEVDDFFHGLGGHFHPIQRTTPIQQQQPSHSTNVELQQKTLYELLQISPYDFPGEGFRCVVTISRIDPFISWWFPSCNRCIKTSLPHENDYKCPHCACTGCTFKYKICLIGTDGTDEAEFLFFGAMGQRLVHKDVKMLMRSCHKADEIPTQITSLVSQKYLLTINVTNKCFERAHRSYQVNAINCAYGRQPTIPTVTNPTPRLTGMKRKGDSYEATTAADPSLEEPHQINIPALPQILDTNDDLADEELQDDLSKITAKHYSSALSGSGNDNPSTKR, from the exons ATGGCTCCTTATGAGCAGGCAGCATTCCAAGCT GATATGTTTCCTGAGAGTATGAGTGAGCCGATTTCCCCTTGCCGACATCCTTTCCGGTCGTCCATGGTTCTAAAC ACCATGTCAACATTCATACTTAAAGATATAAACCCACAAGGCAGACATTGGAGCATTTGCACAAAGGTATCAAGGATGTGGGACTATCGTGGAGGAACAGATGATGGTCAAATACGTCATGTCGATCTCGTGCTTGTTGATGCTGAG GGCACTGCAATGTATGCTGAAATCGCAGCTGACAATATTGAGACTAAAAAGTCATTACTTACAGAAGGAAAAATATATACATTCAGGAGGTTTAGAGTTTTAAAATCTAAGACCACTTATAGACCTGTCGAATCAGAGTTTATGATTGACATCACCTGCCATACCTTAATTGAGGAAAACCATGATGCTCCAGCCGATTTCCCACTCTATACCTACAGCCTGACAAACTTTGTTGATCTACCTATGCTTGTTGGTGAAACCAAGCGTTTCATCG ATGTAATTGGAATGATCACAGAAATTTCTGAGCTAGCCACCATTCAGCTTCAAAATCAGCAAAGGCCTACACTCCGAAGAACTATTACATTGAAAGATTCAAG CAACTATGAAATGAAATTAAATTTATGGGGCCAAAGAGCTTCTGAGTTTGATTCCGATCAGATATGCCAGCTCAGCCAAGACCATCCAGTGATTGTCATCTTTGTTGGTATGCTTATGAAATCTTACAAAG GTGAACATTTGTTAAGTGGCAACACAGCGTGCCGCTGGTATATCAATCCTGAAGTCCCTGAGGTCGATGATTTTTTCCACGG CCTCGGTGGTCATTTCCATCCTATACAGCGCACCACACCCATTCAACAACAACAGCCCTCTCACAGTACCAATGTCGAACTGCAGCAAAAAACTCTCTATGAACTTCTTCAAATTAGCCCATACGACTTTCCAG GTGAAGGATTTCGGTGTGTCGTCACTATCTCAAGGATAGATCCATTCATATCATGGTGGTTTCCTTCTTGCAATCGATGCATCAAAACATCACTGCCACATGAAAATGACTACAAGTGCCCACACTGCGCCTGTACTGGTTGTACATTCAA ATACAAAATATGCTTGATTGGAACTGACGGAACAGATGAAGCAGAATTCTTATTCTTCGGAGCTATGGGACAGCGCCTTGTCCACAAAGATGTCAAAATGCTAATGAGGTCATGTCACAAAGCTGATGAAATTCCAACCCAGATAACATCTTTAGTATCACAAAAATATCTGCTGACAAtcaatgtgactaacaaatGCTTTGAGAGAGCCCACCGATCATATCAAGTGAATGCCATCAATTGTGCATACGGCAGGCAACCTACAATTCCAACAGTTACAAATCCCACTCCTAGACTTACTGGGATGAAGCGCAAAGGTGATTCGTATGAGGCTACAACAGCTGCTGATCCATCATTAGAAGAGCCCCACCAAATCAACATCCCTGCTCTTCCTCAG atTTTAGATACAAATGATGATCTCGCCGATGAGGAGCTGCAAGATGACCTCTCTAAGATAACTGCTAA acaTTACTCTTCCGCTCTTTCCGGCAGCGGCAATGACAATCCCTCCACCAAACGTTAA
- the LOC133909333 gene encoding replication factor A protein 1-like isoform X2 — MAPYEQAAFQADMFPESMSEPISPCRHPFRSSMVLNTMSTFILKDINPQGRHWSICTKVSRMWDYRGGTDDGQIRHVDLVLVDAEGTAMYAEIAADNIETKKSLLTEGKIYTFRRFRVLKSKTTYRPVESEFMIDITCHTLIEENHDAPADFPLYTYSLTNFVDLPMLVGETKRFIDVIGMITEISELATIQLQNQQRPTLRRTITLKDSSNYEMKLNLWGQRASEFDSDQICQLSQDHPVIVIFVGMLMKSYKGEHLLSGNTACRWYINPEVPEVDDFFHGLGGHFHPIQRTTPIQQQQPSHSTNVELQQKTLYELLQISPYDFPGEGFRCVVTISRIDPFISWWFPSCNRCIKTSLPHENDYKCPHCACTGCTFKYKICLIGTDGTDEAEFLFFGAMGQRLVHKDVKMLMRSCHKADEIPTQITSLVSQKYLLTINVTNKCFERAHRSYQVNAINCAYGRQPTIPTVTNPTPRLTGMKRKGDSYEATTAADPSLEEPHQINIPALPQILDTNDDLADEELQDDLSKITANGNDNPSTKR; from the exons ATGGCTCCTTATGAGCAGGCAGCATTCCAAGCT GATATGTTTCCTGAGAGTATGAGTGAGCCGATTTCCCCTTGCCGACATCCTTTCCGGTCGTCCATGGTTCTAAAC ACCATGTCAACATTCATACTTAAAGATATAAACCCACAAGGCAGACATTGGAGCATTTGCACAAAGGTATCAAGGATGTGGGACTATCGTGGAGGAACAGATGATGGTCAAATACGTCATGTCGATCTCGTGCTTGTTGATGCTGAG GGCACTGCAATGTATGCTGAAATCGCAGCTGACAATATTGAGACTAAAAAGTCATTACTTACAGAAGGAAAAATATATACATTCAGGAGGTTTAGAGTTTTAAAATCTAAGACCACTTATAGACCTGTCGAATCAGAGTTTATGATTGACATCACCTGCCATACCTTAATTGAGGAAAACCATGATGCTCCAGCCGATTTCCCACTCTATACCTACAGCCTGACAAACTTTGTTGATCTACCTATGCTTGTTGGTGAAACCAAGCGTTTCATCG ATGTAATTGGAATGATCACAGAAATTTCTGAGCTAGCCACCATTCAGCTTCAAAATCAGCAAAGGCCTACACTCCGAAGAACTATTACATTGAAAGATTCAAG CAACTATGAAATGAAATTAAATTTATGGGGCCAAAGAGCTTCTGAGTTTGATTCCGATCAGATATGCCAGCTCAGCCAAGACCATCCAGTGATTGTCATCTTTGTTGGTATGCTTATGAAATCTTACAAAG GTGAACATTTGTTAAGTGGCAACACAGCGTGCCGCTGGTATATCAATCCTGAAGTCCCTGAGGTCGATGATTTTTTCCACGG CCTCGGTGGTCATTTCCATCCTATACAGCGCACCACACCCATTCAACAACAACAGCCCTCTCACAGTACCAATGTCGAACTGCAGCAAAAAACTCTCTATGAACTTCTTCAAATTAGCCCATACGACTTTCCAG GTGAAGGATTTCGGTGTGTCGTCACTATCTCAAGGATAGATCCATTCATATCATGGTGGTTTCCTTCTTGCAATCGATGCATCAAAACATCACTGCCACATGAAAATGACTACAAGTGCCCACACTGCGCCTGTACTGGTTGTACATTCAA ATACAAAATATGCTTGATTGGAACTGACGGAACAGATGAAGCAGAATTCTTATTCTTCGGAGCTATGGGACAGCGCCTTGTCCACAAAGATGTCAAAATGCTAATGAGGTCATGTCACAAAGCTGATGAAATTCCAACCCAGATAACATCTTTAGTATCACAAAAATATCTGCTGACAAtcaatgtgactaacaaatGCTTTGAGAGAGCCCACCGATCATATCAAGTGAATGCCATCAATTGTGCATACGGCAGGCAACCTACAATTCCAACAGTTACAAATCCCACTCCTAGACTTACTGGGATGAAGCGCAAAGGTGATTCGTATGAGGCTACAACAGCTGCTGATCCATCATTAGAAGAGCCCCACCAAATCAACATCCCTGCTCTTCCTCAG atTTTAGATACAAATGATGATCTCGCCGATGAGGAGCTGCAAGATGACCTCTCTAAGATAACTGCTAA CGGCAATGACAATCCCTCCACCAAACGTTAA
- the LOC133909336 gene encoding uncharacterized protein LOC133909336 isoform X2 produces MTAAARGPPPRALSAEPRRAPFAVGLSPPRPGARVRAAQPRESRHLSILSNLNPRPLLCPPCNCAQMALADTRIAYQPDVDQHTGVLAYDLVQGNLVQWNSFMDKSIPDPPTAVLLHGILGSRKNWGSFAKRLAQEFPMWQFLLVDLRCHGDSASIKKRGPHTVASTAFDVLKLVVQLRLTPRVLVGHSFGGKVALSMVEQAAKPLARPVRVWVLDATPGKVRAGGDGEDHPAELIEFLRRMPTQVPSKQVIVDALVRGRFSVDVARWVATNLRRSSPLGQQSSSSFSWTFDLNGISEMYKSYEDTNLWGIVENVPRGIHINFLKAERSLHRWALEDLQRIHTAEELAADEGGGVEMHVLEDAGHWVHADNPDGLFRILSSTFRIETTIRGMQD; encoded by the exons ATGACGGCGGCGGCCCGCGGTCCGCCGCCGCGCGCCCTCTCCGCGGAGCCGAGGAGGGCTCCGTTCGCCGTAGGCCTCTCCCCTCCGCGACCGGGGGCTAGGGTTCGCGCGGCGCAGCCACGCGAG AGCCGTCACCTATCGATATTGTCTAATTTGAATCCAAGGCCGTTGCTATGCCCTCCATGCAATTGTGCTCAGATGGCTTTGGCAGACACAAGAATTGCTTATCAGCCTGATGTTGACCAACATACTGGAGTTCTG GCCTATGACTTGGTTCAAGGAAACCTT GTGCAGTGGAATTCATTTATGGACAAATCAATACCTGATCCACCAACAGCTGTTCTCCTTCATGGCATCCTCGGGAGCAGGAAAAACTGGG GATCTTTCGCGAAGAGGTTGGCTCAGGAATTCCCAATGTGGCAG TTCCTCTTGGTTGATTTGCGTTGCCATGGTGATTCAGCATCAATTAAGAAGCGTGGGCCACACACTGTTGCCTCAACTGCTTTTGATGTTCTAAAGCTG GTAGTGCAGCTCAGGCTAACCCCTCGGGTGTTGGTTGGTCACAGCTTTGGCGgaaaag TGGCCTTGAGTATGGTGGAACAAGCTGCGAAACCACTTGCTCGTCCTGTTAGG GTATGGGTTCTTGATGCTACTCCTGGCAAAGTTCGGGCTGGAGGAGATGGCGAAGATCACCCTGCTGAACTTATTGAGTTCCTGAGAAGAATGCCTACGCAG GTTCCATCAAAGCAGGTGATTGTGGATGCCCTTGTTAGAGGACGATTTTCTGTGGATGTTGCACGT TGGGTGGCCACAAATCTCCGACGAAGCAGTCCATTAGGACAACAATCATCTTCAAGCTTCTCATGGACTTTTGACCTGAATGGCATCTCGGAGATGTACAAGTCTTATGAAGATACCAACTTATG GGGGATTGTAGAGAATGTACCGAGGGGGATTCATATTAATTTCCTAAAAGCTGAACGAAGTTTGCATAGATGGGCTCTTGAAGATCTCCAAAGAATTCATACCGCAGAGGAATTGGCTGCAGATGAGGGTGGAGGAGTTGAAATGCATGTGCTTGAAGATGCTGGACACTGG GTTCATGCAGACAATCCAGATGGTCTCTTTAGGATTCTTTCATCAACCTTCCGGATCGAGACTACTATAAGAGGAATGCAAGACTGA
- the LOC133909337 gene encoding uncharacterized protein LOC133909337, with translation MDMWALSLKAGGPCLTPRPPRPAMSSPLAAAGEIGSLAVGPTRWRRQPARWPRLAVSASGRKSKNSREDGDEPKDKASSSGKDDASAPGADASNRMGQNHGEPKSNDMMYVNSNLSYWRDVRASFVIPKLEQTIGANTQPQTAKDEPVYCLPWKWAHSIPMPESGCVLVATEELDGNGTFERTVILLLRLGSRDAYDGPFGIILNRPLYTKMKHVNPSFGEQATPFGDCSLLFGGPVDMSIFLMRMNDGRPIKGFEEVVPGVCFGFRTDLEKASALLKNGAVKPEDLKFYVGYSAWDHDQLLSEIDAGYWVVTSCSSGLITDALTADPSCLWTEILQLMGGQYSELSQKPKQDGV, from the exons ATGGACATGTGGGCCCTCAGCCTGAAGGCCGGTGGGCCTTGCCTCACGCCGAGGCCACCCCGGCCGGCGATGTCCTCCCcccttgccgccgccggcgagatCGGCTCGCTGGCTGTGGGGCCGACGAGGTGGAGGCGGCAGCCGGCGCGGTGGCCGAGGTTGGCGGTGAGCGCGTCGGGGAGGAAGAGCAAGAACAGCCGAGAGGACGGCGACGAGCCCAAGGACAAGGCCTCCTCTTCCG GAAAAGATGATGCATCTGCTCCAGGTGCAGATGCTTCTAACCGAATGGGCCAAAATCACGGTGAACCAAAATCAAATGACATGATGTATGTGAATAGCAACTTATCATATTGGCGAGACGTGAGAGCAAGCTTTGTGATTCCAAAGTTG GAGCAAACAATAGGTGCAAATACTCAACCACAGACAGCTAAGGATGAACCAGTATACTGTCTTCCCTGGAAGTGGGCTCATTCTATTCCAATGCCAGAGTCTGGGTGCGTGTTAGTTGCCACGGAAGAGCTTGATGGGAATGGTACCTTTGAGAGAACTGTCATCCTTCTCCTAAGACTAGGCTCAAGAGATGCCTATGATGGCCCGTTTGGTATCATCCTGAACCGTCCACTGTACACGAAGATGAAACATGTGAACCCATCCTTTGGAGAGCAGGCCACCCCTTTTGGTGATTGCTCCCTCTTGTTTGGAGGCCCTGTCGACATGAGCATATTTTTGATGAGGATGAATGATGGAAGACCGATCAAGGGGTTTGAAGAGGTGGTACCAGGTGTCTGCTTTGGTTTCCGGACTGACCTGGAGAAGGCCAGTGCTCTTCTGAAGAATGGTGCAGTTAAGCCTGAAGACCTGAAGTTCTATGTGGGGTACTCAGCTTGGGATCATGACCAGTTGTTGAGTGAGATTGATGCAGGATACTGGGTTGTCACTTCCTGCAGCTCAGGCCTGATCACAGATGCGCTAACTGCAGATCCTTCTTGCCTGTGGACTGAGATATTGCAGCTGATGGGAGGCCAATACTCGGAGCTGAGCCAAAAGCCGAAACAAGATGGGGTGTAA
- the LOC133909333 gene encoding replication factor A protein 1-like isoform X4 translates to MFPESMSEPISPCRHPFRSSMVLNTMSTFILKDINPQGRHWSICTKVSRMWDYRGGTDDGQIRHVDLVLVDAEGTAMYAEIAADNIETKKSLLTEGKIYTFRRFRVLKSKTTYRPVESEFMIDITCHTLIEENHDAPADFPLYTYSLTNFVDLPMLVGETKRFIDVIGMITEISELATIQLQNQQRPTLRRTITLKDSSNYEMKLNLWGQRASEFDSDQICQLSQDHPVIVIFVGMLMKSYKGEHLLSGNTACRWYINPEVPEVDDFFHGLGGHFHPIQRTTPIQQQQPSHSTNVELQQKTLYELLQISPYDFPGEGFRCVVTISRIDPFISWWFPSCNRCIKTSLPHENDYKCPHCACTGCTFKYKICLIGTDGTDEAEFLFFGAMGQRLVHKDVKMLMRSCHKADEIPTQITSLVSQKYLLTINVTNKCFERAHRSYQVNAINCAYGRQPTIPTVTNPTPRLTGMKRKGDSYEATTAADPSLEEPHQINIPALPQILDTNDDLADEELQDDLSKITAKHYSSALSGSGNDNPSTKR, encoded by the exons ATGTTTCCTGAGAGTATGAGTGAGCCGATTTCCCCTTGCCGACATCCTTTCCGGTCGTCCATGGTTCTAAAC ACCATGTCAACATTCATACTTAAAGATATAAACCCACAAGGCAGACATTGGAGCATTTGCACAAAGGTATCAAGGATGTGGGACTATCGTGGAGGAACAGATGATGGTCAAATACGTCATGTCGATCTCGTGCTTGTTGATGCTGAG GGCACTGCAATGTATGCTGAAATCGCAGCTGACAATATTGAGACTAAAAAGTCATTACTTACAGAAGGAAAAATATATACATTCAGGAGGTTTAGAGTTTTAAAATCTAAGACCACTTATAGACCTGTCGAATCAGAGTTTATGATTGACATCACCTGCCATACCTTAATTGAGGAAAACCATGATGCTCCAGCCGATTTCCCACTCTATACCTACAGCCTGACAAACTTTGTTGATCTACCTATGCTTGTTGGTGAAACCAAGCGTTTCATCG ATGTAATTGGAATGATCACAGAAATTTCTGAGCTAGCCACCATTCAGCTTCAAAATCAGCAAAGGCCTACACTCCGAAGAACTATTACATTGAAAGATTCAAG CAACTATGAAATGAAATTAAATTTATGGGGCCAAAGAGCTTCTGAGTTTGATTCCGATCAGATATGCCAGCTCAGCCAAGACCATCCAGTGATTGTCATCTTTGTTGGTATGCTTATGAAATCTTACAAAG GTGAACATTTGTTAAGTGGCAACACAGCGTGCCGCTGGTATATCAATCCTGAAGTCCCTGAGGTCGATGATTTTTTCCACGG CCTCGGTGGTCATTTCCATCCTATACAGCGCACCACACCCATTCAACAACAACAGCCCTCTCACAGTACCAATGTCGAACTGCAGCAAAAAACTCTCTATGAACTTCTTCAAATTAGCCCATACGACTTTCCAG GTGAAGGATTTCGGTGTGTCGTCACTATCTCAAGGATAGATCCATTCATATCATGGTGGTTTCCTTCTTGCAATCGATGCATCAAAACATCACTGCCACATGAAAATGACTACAAGTGCCCACACTGCGCCTGTACTGGTTGTACATTCAA ATACAAAATATGCTTGATTGGAACTGACGGAACAGATGAAGCAGAATTCTTATTCTTCGGAGCTATGGGACAGCGCCTTGTCCACAAAGATGTCAAAATGCTAATGAGGTCATGTCACAAAGCTGATGAAATTCCAACCCAGATAACATCTTTAGTATCACAAAAATATCTGCTGACAAtcaatgtgactaacaaatGCTTTGAGAGAGCCCACCGATCATATCAAGTGAATGCCATCAATTGTGCATACGGCAGGCAACCTACAATTCCAACAGTTACAAATCCCACTCCTAGACTTACTGGGATGAAGCGCAAAGGTGATTCGTATGAGGCTACAACAGCTGCTGATCCATCATTAGAAGAGCCCCACCAAATCAACATCCCTGCTCTTCCTCAG atTTTAGATACAAATGATGATCTCGCCGATGAGGAGCTGCAAGATGACCTCTCTAAGATAACTGCTAA acaTTACTCTTCCGCTCTTTCCGGCAGCGGCAATGACAATCCCTCCACCAAACGTTAA
- the LOC133909336 gene encoding uncharacterized protein LOC133909336 isoform X1 gives MTAAARGPPPRALSAEPRRAPFAVGLSPPRPGARVRAAQPREEIFQSRHLSILSNLNPRPLLCPPCNCAQMALADTRIAYQPDVDQHTGVLAYDLVQGNLVQWNSFMDKSIPDPPTAVLLHGILGSRKNWGSFAKRLAQEFPMWQFLLVDLRCHGDSASIKKRGPHTVASTAFDVLKLVVQLRLTPRVLVGHSFGGKVALSMVEQAAKPLARPVRVWVLDATPGKVRAGGDGEDHPAELIEFLRRMPTQVPSKQVIVDALVRGRFSVDVARWVATNLRRSSPLGQQSSSSFSWTFDLNGISEMYKSYEDTNLWGIVENVPRGIHINFLKAERSLHRWALEDLQRIHTAEELAADEGGGVEMHVLEDAGHWVHADNPDGLFRILSSTFRIETTIRGMQD, from the exons ATGACGGCGGCGGCCCGCGGTCCGCCGCCGCGCGCCCTCTCCGCGGAGCCGAGGAGGGCTCCGTTCGCCGTAGGCCTCTCCCCTCCGCGACCGGGGGCTAGGGTTCGCGCGGCGCAGCCACGCGAG GAGATTTTTCAGAGCCGTCACCTATCGATATTGTCTAATTTGAATCCAAGGCCGTTGCTATGCCCTCCATGCAATTGTGCTCAGATGGCTTTGGCAGACACAAGAATTGCTTATCAGCCTGATGTTGACCAACATACTGGAGTTCTG GCCTATGACTTGGTTCAAGGAAACCTT GTGCAGTGGAATTCATTTATGGACAAATCAATACCTGATCCACCAACAGCTGTTCTCCTTCATGGCATCCTCGGGAGCAGGAAAAACTGGG GATCTTTCGCGAAGAGGTTGGCTCAGGAATTCCCAATGTGGCAG TTCCTCTTGGTTGATTTGCGTTGCCATGGTGATTCAGCATCAATTAAGAAGCGTGGGCCACACACTGTTGCCTCAACTGCTTTTGATGTTCTAAAGCTG GTAGTGCAGCTCAGGCTAACCCCTCGGGTGTTGGTTGGTCACAGCTTTGGCGgaaaag TGGCCTTGAGTATGGTGGAACAAGCTGCGAAACCACTTGCTCGTCCTGTTAGG GTATGGGTTCTTGATGCTACTCCTGGCAAAGTTCGGGCTGGAGGAGATGGCGAAGATCACCCTGCTGAACTTATTGAGTTCCTGAGAAGAATGCCTACGCAG GTTCCATCAAAGCAGGTGATTGTGGATGCCCTTGTTAGAGGACGATTTTCTGTGGATGTTGCACGT TGGGTGGCCACAAATCTCCGACGAAGCAGTCCATTAGGACAACAATCATCTTCAAGCTTCTCATGGACTTTTGACCTGAATGGCATCTCGGAGATGTACAAGTCTTATGAAGATACCAACTTATG GGGGATTGTAGAGAATGTACCGAGGGGGATTCATATTAATTTCCTAAAAGCTGAACGAAGTTTGCATAGATGGGCTCTTGAAGATCTCCAAAGAATTCATACCGCAGAGGAATTGGCTGCAGATGAGGGTGGAGGAGTTGAAATGCATGTGCTTGAAGATGCTGGACACTGG GTTCATGCAGACAATCCAGATGGTCTCTTTAGGATTCTTTCATCAACCTTCCGGATCGAGACTACTATAAGAGGAATGCAAGACTGA